In Pseudomonas sp. MTM4, one genomic interval encodes:
- a CDS encoding 3'-5' exonuclease produces MQVKRWGQLDALRQQIGESRWLLCVDLEATCDEYPAGLNEAARNAHVLKVQRDEMETIEIGIALLDVQLEYRIVDHFGQFVRPLLRPTLTEFCTGLTGISQSDVDTAKRFAEVQDQLGDWLRPRNTEGWRWCSWGDYDRNQLKEDAFRAGVDVLLDPARHINLKKCFWKIFACRALGLKCAVENMGLSWEGEHHRAIDDARNLARLAQLLLSARQPT; encoded by the coding sequence ATGCAGGTAAAGCGTTGGGGGCAGCTTGATGCGCTTCGTCAACAAATTGGAGAAAGTCGCTGGTTACTTTGCGTGGATCTGGAAGCGACTTGCGATGAATACCCTGCCGGCCTAAACGAGGCGGCCCGGAACGCTCACGTATTGAAGGTCCAGCGCGACGAGATGGAGACGATCGAAATTGGCATCGCGCTGTTGGATGTTCAGTTGGAGTACAGGATTGTCGATCATTTCGGACAGTTTGTCCGACCGCTACTTCGCCCCACGCTAACTGAGTTTTGCACGGGGCTGACCGGCATATCTCAATCTGACGTCGATACTGCAAAGCGTTTCGCGGAGGTACAAGATCAGCTTGGTGACTGGCTGAGGCCGCGAAATACAGAAGGCTGGCGCTGGTGCTCTTGGGGCGATTACGACCGAAACCAGCTGAAGGAGGACGCTTTCAGAGCAGGGGTAGATGTATTGCTGGATCCGGCGCGTCATATCAATCTAAAGAAGTGCTTTTGGAAGATTTTCGCTTGCCGTGCGCTAGGGCTGAAGTGTGCAGTGGAAAACATGGGCCTTTCCTGGGAGGGTGAGCATCACAGGGCCATCGACGATGCGCGTAATCTGGCACGGTTAGCGCAGTTACTGCTCAGCGCGAGGCAACCGACGTAG